Genomic window (Caldinitratiruptor microaerophilus):
GTCGGGGCCCCGGGGCCCCTCGACCCGGAGGCCGGGGTGGTGCTGGAGTCGCCGAACCTCGGCTGGCGGGACGTGCCGCTGCGGGACATCCTGGCGGAGCGGCTCGGCATACCCGTCCGGGTGGAGAACGACGCCAACCTGGCCGCCTACGGGGAGTACCGGTACGGGGCCGGGCAGGGCGCCCGGTACATGGTGTACCTCGGGATCGGCACGGGGATCGGCTTCGGCCTGGTCGTCCTCGGCCGCATCTACCACGGCGCCACCGGCAACACGGAGTTCGGCCACATGACGGTCGACCTCGACGGCCCGCTGTGCGGATGCGGACGGCACGGGTGCCTGGAGGCGATCGCCTCCGGGACCGCCCTGGCCCGGGAGGCCCGGGCGATCGTCGCGCGCCGGCCCGACCGGCTGCAGCCGGGCGAGACGCCGGCGGCGCCGCTCGTGTTCCGGTTGGCCCGGGAGGGGGATGGAGAGGCGCAGCAGGTGCTCGACCGGTTCGTCGAAGCCCTCGGCGCCGGGGTGGCGAACCTCGTGAACGGGCTCAGCCCGGACCGGGTCGTGCTGGGCGGCGGGGTGATGGCGGCCGGCGACTGGCTCCTGGAGCGCGTCCGGGAAGAGGCCCGACGCCGCGCCTTCGGGGCGCAGTGGCGGGCGACGGAGGTCGTCCGGGCCGGCCTTGGCGGTGACTCGGGCCTCTACGGCGCCGTCGCCCTGGCGCTGGACACCGTGCAGGGTCGCTGACGGGAGGGTCGAGTGCTGGAGATGCCGCGCAATCCGTTCCGGGAGCTCATCGGCGCACAGGTGCTCCGGGTGGAGCGGGGCCGGGCGGTGGTGCGCATGCCCGCGGACGACCGCCTGCACAACAGCGCCGCGACGGTGCACGGGGGAGCCATCTGCACCCTGGCCGACGCGGCCATCGCTACCGCGCTGCGCAGCGCCCTCATGCCGGGCGACCTCGCCTCGACGATCGAGATGAAGGTCAACTTCCTCGCTCCGGCGCGGGGCGACCTGGACGCCCACGCGCGGGCGATCCACGTCGGCGGGGCGACGGCCGTGGGCGAGGCGGACGTGCTCGACGCCGAGGGCCGCCTCGTCGCCAAGGCCATCGCCACCTTTCACGTGCGCCGCGGGGCGGGCCCTGTCCGCCCCGGTGCCCGGACCGCCATGGACCCGGACGTGGACGGCCCCGAGCCGGCGTAGCGCCGCGGGCTGAGCGGCGGCACCAGGAGCCGCCACAGGTAGCCCCAGCGGCCGTAGCGGGCCCGGAGGGCGCGCTGGGCCGCCCGGATGGCCTCGGGACCGGCCTGCACGTCCACCGGGCCGGGCAGCGGCCCCGGCGGGCCGTAGCGCGCGCGCTCGTAAGCCCGGGCGAGGCGCTCCACGGGTCCGGCCAGTTCGGGCCAGACCGGCCCCAGGCTGCGGGCGTACTCCAGGGGCGTCTCCTCCGGTCGCGGCCCGGAACCGAAGCGGTCCATGAGCCGGCCCAGGTACACGAACTGCTCCTGCACGGCCTGCGGGCCGGAGCCGCCCGCCGGAGGGCGGAGTAGGCCGTGCGCCCTCGCCAGGAGGGCCGCGGCGCCGAGACCCATGACCCCCAGGGCCATGGCCAGCGCACGAGCCAACCGGCGGCCTCCGGCTCCCCCGGTGCCGGCGGCTGGCGCCGGGGTTTCGTCGGGCTGCTCGGGCGCCGGTTCGTTCGGCTCGGGCTGCGGACGGGGGTTCAGGCGCCCGTCCTCGGCGTCCGGCGCCTCCACGGCCGCAGGCCGGGCCGAGCGGTCGGGGAGAGGGACATCCGGGCGCGGGGTCGGATCGAAGGGCACCCAGCCGTAGCCGGGGAAGAACGCCTCCACCCACGCGTGGGCCTGGCTGTTGAGGACGTCGACCCGGGTATCCCCGTCGGGCAGGGCGACGAAGCCCTGCACCCACCGCGCCGGGATGCCGAGCCCCCGGAGCATGACGGTCATGGCGGTGGAGAAGGACGTGCAGTAGCCCTGGCCCACGTCGAAAAGGAAGTAGGCGGCAAAGTCCCGTCCGCGCGGGGTCGCCGGGGTGTTGAGGCTGTA
Coding sequences:
- a CDS encoding ROK family protein, with the translated sequence MEYVAAVDLGGTKIAAAIAGLDGRVLGRGVRPTAAGEGPGPVLGRMVEAVQEAAHAAGLDLGGARAMAVGAPGPLDPEAGVVLESPNLGWRDVPLRDILAERLGIPVRVENDANLAAYGEYRYGAGQGARYMVYLGIGTGIGFGLVVLGRIYHGATGNTEFGHMTVDLDGPLCGCGRHGCLEAIASGTALAREARAIVARRPDRLQPGETPAAPLVFRLAREGDGEAQQVLDRFVEALGAGVANLVNGLSPDRVVLGGGVMAAGDWLLERVREEARRRAFGAQWRATEVVRAGLGGDSGLYGAVALALDTVQGR
- a CDS encoding PaaI family thioesterase, which produces MPRNPFRELIGAQVLRVERGRAVVRMPADDRLHNSAATVHGGAICTLADAAIATALRSALMPGDLASTIEMKVNFLAPARGDLDAHARAIHVGGATAVGEADVLDAEGRLVAKAIATFHVRRGAGPVRPGARTAMDPDVDGPEPA